A single window of Desulfovibrio psychrotolerans DNA harbors:
- a CDS encoding bactofilin family protein, whose translation MARDEINAFLGSGTVYQGKLNFQGSVRIDGVFTGEVHSEGTLIIGKDARVEGQVRVGQLILSGNVHGEVVAAKKAVLHKTANFVGSLFAPLLMVEEGAKMEGQICMQASKDLAKGAPEAEQEM comes from the coding sequence ATGGCCAGAGATGAGATAAATGCCTTTCTCGGTTCCGGTACCGTCTATCAGGGCAAGCTGAATTTTCAGGGATCGGTGCGCATAGACGGCGTATTCACCGGCGAGGTGCATTCCGAAGGCACGCTTATCATCGGCAAGGACGCTCGTGTGGAAGGGCAGGTGCGTGTGGGGCAGCTTATTCTTTCCGGCAATGTGCACGGTGAGGTGGTGGCTGCCAAGAAGGCCGTGCTGCATAAAACAGCAAACTTTGTCGGCAGTCTGTTCGCCCCGCTGCTCATGGTGGAAGAGGGCGCGAAGATGGAAGGGCAGATATGCATGCAGGCTTCTAAAGATTTGGCAAAGGGTGCTCCCGAAGCCGAACAGGAAATGTAG
- a CDS encoding ATP synthase F0 subunit B codes for MINLDITLLIQLVNFLIVLVGLNAFLIRPVREIIKQRQDTMSGLLGDAEQFVGSAEAKLKNYEAALTEARKNATAEREKVKEAALAQEADILAKANQEAQAVISASREKVAADVTKAMETLKGQVGALAGKATAKVLG; via the coding sequence ATGATCAATCTGGATATTACATTACTTATCCAATTGGTGAACTTCCTCATCGTGCTGGTTGGCTTGAATGCTTTTCTGATCCGTCCGGTTCGGGAGATCATCAAACAACGGCAGGATACGATGTCGGGTCTGCTGGGCGATGCTGAACAGTTTGTTGGTTCTGCGGAAGCGAAACTCAAGAACTATGAGGCTGCCCTTACCGAAGCACGCAAGAACGCCACCGCTGAGCGTGAAAAGGTAAAGGAAGCGGCACTTGCCCAGGAGGCGGATATCCTCGCCAAGGCCAACCAGGAGGCGCAGGCTGTCATTTCCGCTTCTCGGGAAAAGGTAGCCGCCGACGTCACCAAGGCTATGGAGACTCTCAAGGGCCAAGTGGGCGCCCTTGCCGGTAAAGCCACAGCCAAAGTGCTCGGATAA
- a CDS encoding F0F1 ATP synthase subunit B family protein, with amino-acid sequence MKGLRILTGAMAITLLTAAAAFAAEPGHELPWGNFAARVATFASVIGIIWYAAGKKIVGFFSGRRTGIEQELVDLETRKTKARKDLADVEQRIANIEAERQSILAEYRAQGERIKDAIIAKAETTAAQITTQAAKTAETEVKQAVEQMRAEMAELVVSAAEQMLAEKLSKDDHEKLIDKYLTKVVLN; translated from the coding sequence TTGAAAGGGCTTCGAATTCTAACCGGCGCAATGGCCATCACGCTGCTTACCGCAGCCGCCGCCTTTGCCGCTGAACCCGGCCACGAGTTGCCATGGGGCAACTTTGCCGCGCGTGTTGCAACCTTTGCCTCTGTCATCGGCATCATCTGGTATGCTGCAGGCAAAAAAATCGTGGGCTTCTTTTCGGGACGCCGCACGGGCATTGAGCAAGAGCTTGTGGACCTTGAAACCCGCAAGACTAAGGCCCGCAAGGATCTGGCAGACGTGGAGCAGCGCATCGCCAATATAGAGGCGGAGCGTCAGTCCATTCTTGCCGAGTATCGTGCTCAGGGAGAGCGCATCAAGGACGCCATCATCGCGAAGGCTGAAACGACTGCGGCCCAGATCACTACGCAGGCGGCAAAGACTGCGGAAACGGAAGTAAAACAGGCCGTTGAGCAGATGCGTGCCGAAATGGCCGAACTTGTCGTCAGCGCCGCTGAGCAGATGCTGGCGGAAAAGTTGTCGAAAGACGACCATGAAAAGCTCATCGACAAATACTTAACGAAGGTGGTGCTCAATTGA
- the atpH gene encoding ATP synthase F1 subunit delta encodes MIGNIVARRYARALFSIGKKAGAKELDSFGQELANLANAIEVTPELGKVFRNPIFSLEEKRAVISKVLDGIKASQTIRNFCFLLAEKDRLALIPDIQAFYNILLDAEQGVVRGELITAIELPKAKRDEVKSQLEKQANQKLILDFSVNKGILGGVLLKIGDQVLDASLRAQLGILKENIKRGE; translated from the coding sequence TTGATCGGCAACATTGTAGCACGCAGATACGCCAGGGCACTCTTCTCCATCGGCAAAAAGGCCGGAGCGAAGGAACTGGATTCCTTCGGACAGGAGCTTGCCAACCTGGCTAACGCCATTGAGGTTACGCCTGAGCTTGGAAAGGTATTCCGCAACCCCATCTTCTCTCTGGAAGAAAAGCGCGCGGTCATTTCCAAGGTGCTGGACGGTATAAAGGCCAGCCAGACTATCCGCAATTTCTGTTTCCTGCTTGCGGAAAAAGACAGACTTGCGCTTATTCCCGATATTCAGGCGTTCTACAACATTCTGCTCGACGCCGAGCAGGGAGTGGTCCGTGGTGAGCTTATCACTGCAATCGAACTCCCCAAGGCAAAGCGCGACGAGGTTAAATCCCAGCTGGAAAAACAAGCCAACCAGAAGCTCATCCTGGACTTCAGCGTCAACAAGGGCATCCTTGGCGGCGTTCTGCTGAAGATCGGCGACCAGGTGCTTGACGCGAGCCTCCGCGCTCAGCTGGGAATCTTGAAAGAAAACATCAAGAGGGGTGAGTAG
- the atpA gene encoding F0F1 ATP synthase subunit alpha: MQIKAEEISKIIESQIENYEQRVEMSETGTVLSVGDGIARVYGVRNAMAMELLEFPGGLKGMVLNLEEDNVGVALLGSDTGIKEGDPVKRTGQIFSVPVGDAVIGRVLDPLGQPLDGMGPVESKDIRPVELKAPGIIARKSVHQPMPTGIKAIDAMTPIGRGQRELIIGDRQVGKTAVCIDAILAQKETGIKCFYVAIGQKKSTVALVADTLKKYGAMEYTTIISATASEPAPLQFIAAYSGCTMAEFYRDNGQHALIIYDDLSKQATAYRQMSLLLRRPPGREAFPGDVFYLHSRLLERSAKVNDSLGAGSLTALPIIETQAGDVSAYIPTNVISITDGQVYLEPNLFNAGVRPAINVGLSVSRVGGAAQIKAMKQVAGTMRLDLAQYRELAAFAQFGSDLDKATQAKLNRGARLVELLKQPQYQPMPFNEQVASMYAATRGYMDDVPVNKVRAFETAYIEFLRNAKADILADLKAREVIDADIEGRLKAALDEFKKTFSA, translated from the coding sequence ATGCAGATCAAAGCAGAAGAAATCTCCAAAATCATTGAGAGCCAAATCGAGAATTACGAACAGCGCGTTGAGATGAGCGAAACCGGCACCGTTCTTTCCGTTGGTGACGGTATTGCTCGTGTCTACGGTGTGCGTAATGCCATGGCCATGGAACTTCTTGAGTTCCCCGGTGGCCTGAAGGGCATGGTTCTTAACCTCGAAGAAGACAACGTGGGCGTTGCGCTTCTCGGCTCCGACACCGGCATCAAGGAAGGCGACCCGGTCAAGCGTACCGGCCAGATCTTCTCCGTTCCGGTCGGCGATGCGGTTATCGGCCGCGTGCTTGACCCTCTGGGGCAGCCGCTGGACGGTATGGGACCCGTTGAATCCAAGGACATCCGTCCCGTGGAACTCAAGGCTCCCGGCATCATCGCCCGTAAGTCCGTTCACCAGCCCATGCCCACCGGCATCAAGGCTATTGACGCCATGACGCCCATCGGTCGCGGCCAGCGTGAACTGATCATCGGCGACCGTCAGGTCGGCAAGACCGCCGTCTGCATAGACGCCATTCTTGCCCAGAAGGAAACCGGCATCAAGTGCTTCTACGTGGCCATCGGCCAGAAGAAGTCCACCGTTGCTCTGGTTGCCGACACGCTGAAGAAGTACGGCGCGATGGAGTACACCACCATCATCTCCGCTACCGCTTCCGAGCCCGCCCCCCTTCAGTTCATCGCCGCCTACTCCGGCTGCACCATGGCTGAATTCTACCGCGACAACGGCCAGCATGCCCTGATCATCTACGATGACCTTTCCAAGCAGGCTACCGCTTATCGCCAGATGTCTCTGTTGCTCCGCCGTCCTCCCGGTCGCGAAGCATTCCCCGGCGACGTTTTCTACCTGCACTCCCGCCTGCTGGAACGTTCCGCCAAGGTGAACGACAGCCTGGGTGCCGGCTCTCTGACCGCACTGCCTATCATCGAAACGCAGGCCGGTGACGTTTCCGCATACATTCCGACCAACGTTATCTCCATTACCGACGGTCAGGTGTATCTGGAGCCCAACCTGTTTAACGCAGGTGTGCGTCCCGCCATTAACGTTGGTCTGTCCGTTTCCCGAGTGGGTGGCGCAGCACAGATCAAGGCGATGAAGCAGGTTGCGGGTACCATGCGTCTGGATCTTGCCCAGTACCGCGAACTGGCTGCCTTTGCGCAGTTCGGTTCCGACCTTGACAAGGCAACTCAGGCCAAACTGAACCGTGGTGCGCGTCTGGTGGAACTGCTCAAGCAGCCCCAGTATCAGCCCATGCCCTTCAACGAGCAGGTTGCTTCCATGTACGCTGCTACCCGTGGGTATATGGACGATGTGCCGGTGAACAAGGTTCGCGCTTTTGAAACCGCTTACATTGAATTCCTGCGCAACGCCAAGGCCGACATTCTTGCCGACCTGAAAGCACGTGAAGTGATTGATGCAGACATCGAAGGCCGTCTGAAAGCAGCTCTCGACGAGTTCAAAAAAACCTTCTCGGCTTAA
- a CDS encoding F0F1 ATP synthase subunit gamma: MASLKDVQLQIAGVKKTKQITKAMNMVASAKLRGAQGRIERFRPYADKFYEMLGDLASKADENAHPLLEVREEIKSCGVILATSDRGLCGSYNVNLINEALRVAREKTAEGKTVKFYCVGKKGRDAIRKSPYEMVKGIGDVMGTFDFSLANELGMEVIHSYLTGEFDEVVLVYGEFVSVAKQIPVRLPLLPIAPAAAEEEIPASGVQKEYIYEPAVEGLLAELLPRFIKVQVYRGLLDTSASEHAARMAAMDNATKNCDEMVQSLTLIFNKTRQAAITSDLMDIVGGAEALKG; the protein is encoded by the coding sequence ATGGCCTCGTTGAAAGACGTCCAACTACAGATTGCTGGGGTCAAGAAGACCAAGCAGATAACCAAAGCCATGAACATGGTGGCTTCGGCAAAGCTGCGTGGTGCTCAGGGCCGAATAGAGCGATTCCGCCCCTATGCGGATAAGTTCTATGAGATGCTGGGTGACCTTGCCAGTAAGGCTGACGAGAATGCACATCCGCTGCTTGAGGTCCGTGAGGAAATTAAGAGTTGCGGTGTTATTCTTGCCACCTCGGACCGCGGTCTTTGTGGCAGCTACAATGTGAACCTCATCAATGAGGCTCTGAGAGTTGCTAGGGAAAAGACCGCTGAAGGAAAGACTGTTAAATTCTATTGTGTAGGGAAAAAGGGCCGCGATGCCATTCGCAAATCTCCGTATGAGATGGTGAAGGGAATCGGGGACGTGATGGGAACTTTTGACTTCTCGCTCGCCAATGAGCTGGGCATGGAAGTCATTCACTCCTACCTTACCGGTGAGTTTGACGAAGTCGTTCTGGTGTACGGCGAGTTTGTAAGTGTTGCAAAGCAGATTCCGGTTCGCCTGCCTCTGCTGCCTATTGCTCCGGCTGCCGCGGAAGAGGAAATTCCCGCTTCCGGTGTGCAGAAGGAATACATCTACGAACCCGCTGTAGAAGGTCTGCTGGCAGAACTCCTGCCCCGCTTTATCAAGGTTCAGGTGTATCGTGGGCTGCTTGACACCTCTGCCAGCGAACATGCGGCACGTATGGCAGCCATGGACAATGCGACCAAGAACTGCGACGAAATGGTACAAAGTCTGACGCTTATCTTCAACAAGACGCGTCAGGCAGCCATTACCAGTGACCTCATGGATATCGTCGGCGGCGCGGAAGCGCTGAAAGGATAA
- the atpD gene encoding F0F1 ATP synthase subunit beta, whose amino-acid sequence MANVGKIVQVIGAVVDVEFADGNLPNILNAIKIVNPNNTDAPELICEVAQHLGDNVVRTIAMDATEGLVRGMDVTDLGEPISVPVGAASLGRIMNVVGNPVDEMGPINAKKRMPIHRPAPAFTEQDTSVQLLETGIKVVDLLIPFPKGGKMGLFGGAGVGKTVILMEMINNIAKQHGGISVFAGVGERTREGNDLYHEMKDAGVLEKAALVYGQMNEPPGARARVALTALACAEYFRDEENQDVLLFVDNIFRFTQAGSEVSALLGRMPSAVGYQPTLGTDLGGLQERITSTNKGSITSVQAVYVPADDLTDPAPATTFSHLDGTLVLSRQIAELGIYPAVDPLDSTSRILDPNVVGVEHYAVAREVQMVLQKYKDLQDIIAILGMDELSDADKLTVARARRIQRFLSQPFHVAEVFTGTPGQYVKLEDTIKAFRGILNGEYDHMAENDFYMVGGIEMAVEKYNKNKA is encoded by the coding sequence ATGGCTAACGTAGGTAAAATCGTTCAGGTTATCGGCGCCGTCGTGGACGTTGAGTTCGCCGATGGCAACCTGCCGAACATTCTCAACGCGATAAAAATCGTGAACCCCAACAACACGGATGCTCCCGAGCTGATCTGCGAAGTAGCGCAGCACCTTGGCGACAACGTGGTTCGTACCATCGCCATGGACGCGACCGAAGGTCTGGTCCGGGGCATGGACGTGACCGACCTTGGTGAGCCCATCTCCGTACCCGTCGGAGCCGCCTCGCTCGGCCGCATTATGAACGTTGTGGGCAACCCCGTGGACGAAATGGGCCCCATTAACGCCAAGAAGCGTATGCCCATTCACCGCCCGGCTCCCGCGTTTACCGAGCAGGACACCTCGGTGCAGCTGCTCGAGACCGGCATCAAGGTCGTTGACCTGCTGATTCCCTTCCCCAAGGGCGGCAAGATGGGCCTCTTCGGCGGTGCAGGCGTGGGCAAGACCGTTATCCTTATGGAAATGATCAACAACATCGCTAAGCAGCACGGCGGTATCTCCGTGTTCGCAGGTGTTGGTGAGCGTACCCGTGAAGGGAACGACCTGTACCACGAAATGAAAGATGCGGGCGTTCTGGAGAAAGCCGCCCTTGTGTACGGCCAGATGAACGAGCCGCCCGGAGCACGTGCACGTGTTGCTCTGACCGCTCTTGCCTGCGCGGAGTACTTCCGTGACGAAGAGAATCAGGACGTGCTTCTGTTCGTTGACAACATCTTCCGTTTCACTCAGGCAGGCTCCGAAGTGTCCGCACTTCTCGGCCGCATGCCCTCTGCGGTGGGTTATCAGCCCACGCTGGGTACGGACCTTGGCGGCCTGCAGGAACGCATCACCTCCACGAATAAGGGTTCCATCACCTCTGTTCAGGCCGTGTACGTTCCCGCGGACGACTTGACCGACCCCGCACCCGCAACCACCTTCTCGCACCTTGACGGTACGCTCGTTCTGTCCCGTCAGATCGCAGAACTGGGCATCTACCCTGCGGTGGACCCGCTGGACTCCACGTCCCGTATTCTCGACCCCAACGTGGTTGGTGTGGAGCACTACGCCGTGGCGCGCGAAGTTCAGATGGTGCTGCAGAAGTACAAAGATCTCCAGGACATCATCGCGATTCTGGGTATGGACGAACTGTCCGATGCTGACAAGCTCACCGTTGCGCGCGCTCGTCGTATCCAGCGCTTCTTGTCTCAGCCCTTCCACGTTGCAGAAGTATTTACCGGCACCCCCGGTCAGTACGTGAAGCTGGAAGACACCATCAAGGCATTCCGCGGAATCCTGAATGGCGAATACGACCACATGGCAGAAAACGATTTCTACATGGTGGGTGGTATCGAAATGGCTGTGGAGAAGTACAACAAGAATAAGGCCTAA
- a CDS encoding F0F1 ATP synthase subunit epsilon, protein MEKSLHLEIVTPDKVVLSETVDYVGAPGFEGEFGILPNHIPFLAALRIGTLHYKVGGKTSDVFVSGGFAEISDNKVSILAESAERVEDIDVERARKAKERAEMRLAQERDRIDAARAQAALQRAIARINARNH, encoded by the coding sequence ATGGAAAAGTCTCTCCATCTTGAGATTGTGACGCCGGACAAGGTTGTCCTGAGCGAAACAGTGGACTACGTGGGGGCACCCGGCTTTGAGGGTGAGTTCGGAATTCTGCCGAACCACATACCCTTTCTGGCGGCCCTGCGTATCGGAACCCTGCACTACAAGGTTGGCGGCAAGACCAGTGATGTGTTTGTCTCCGGCGGATTTGCAGAGATTTCCGACAACAAGGTGTCCATTCTGGCCGAATCAGCCGAGCGCGTGGAGGACATTGATGTCGAACGCGCCCGTAAGGCCAAGGAGCGCGCAGAAATGCGCCTTGCACAGGAGCGTGACAGAATTGACGCTGCCCGTGCTCAGGCTGCGCTGCAGCGTGCAATAGCACGCATCAATGCACGCAACCACTAG
- the glmU gene encoding bifunctional UDP-N-acetylglucosamine diphosphorylase/glucosamine-1-phosphate N-acetyltransferase GlmU has product MASMNTIGALVLAAGKGTRMHSDSPKVLQQLLGEPMLRYVYTALDPIFGEGIWTVIGHGADQVQKAFADEERRFVLQEEQLGTGHAVQVAWADIERAGVHRVLVVNGDTPLLPQPRLMAFMKEVVDADADIGFMTLTLADPSSFGRVVRHNGDVAAIVEAKDFDENLHGQEPNEINAGIYLLKVPTIAPLLTMLRNTNRSGEYYITDLVELAVARRMRVRGVDCGQDPHLLGINTPAELVRSESLLRTNLVLEWLEQGVMIHAPETVRIGPMVALEPGAVLHGPCELYGRSEVRRGAEVHSHTWLRDTVVSAGAHIRHFSHLEDAVVGEGCVVGPYARLRPGAVMEEGARVGNFVEMKKSVLGRNSKANHFTYLGDAQVGQGVNIGAGTITCNYDGVNKHKTVIADGAFIGSNTALVAPVTVGAHSLVGAGSVITKDVPDNTLAVARGVQKNLPRKR; this is encoded by the coding sequence ATGGCCTCTATGAATACGATTGGCGCGCTGGTGCTGGCCGCAGGCAAGGGCACGCGCATGCATTCCGACAGCCCCAAGGTGCTTCAGCAACTGCTGGGCGAACCTATGCTCAGGTATGTCTATACCGCGCTGGATCCCATTTTTGGTGAAGGGATATGGACTGTTATCGGCCACGGGGCCGATCAGGTGCAAAAAGCGTTTGCGGACGAGGAGCGGCGGTTTGTGCTGCAAGAGGAACAACTGGGCACAGGGCATGCCGTGCAGGTGGCATGGGCGGATATTGAGCGCGCCGGTGTGCATCGCGTGCTTGTGGTGAACGGCGACACCCCGTTGTTGCCCCAGCCCCGCCTGATGGCCTTTATGAAAGAGGTTGTGGATGCCGATGCGGATATCGGTTTTATGACCCTTACCCTTGCGGACCCTTCGTCCTTTGGCAGGGTGGTGCGTCACAACGGTGATGTGGCCGCCATTGTGGAAGCCAAGGATTTTGACGAGAACCTGCACGGGCAGGAGCCGAATGAGATCAACGCGGGCATTTATCTGCTCAAGGTGCCCACCATAGCTCCTCTGCTGACCATGCTGCGCAACACCAACCGCAGTGGCGAGTATTATATTACTGATCTTGTGGAACTGGCCGTTGCCAGAAGGATGCGGGTGCGCGGGGTGGACTGCGGGCAGGACCCGCATTTGCTCGGCATTAACACGCCGGCAGAGCTGGTGCGCTCGGAATCGCTGCTGCGGACCAACCTTGTGCTGGAATGGCTGGAACAGGGTGTGATGATTCACGCCCCGGAAACTGTGCGCATAGGGCCTATGGTGGCACTGGAGCCGGGGGCGGTGCTGCATGGGCCGTGCGAGTTGTACGGGCGCAGCGAGGTGCGCCGGGGAGCGGAAGTGCATTCCCATACATGGCTGCGCGATACGGTGGTTTCCGCCGGGGCGCATATCCGCCATTTCAGCCATCTGGAAGACGCCGTTGTGGGCGAGGGGTGCGTTGTGGGACCCTATGCCCGCCTGCGACCCGGTGCCGTGATGGAAGAAGGAGCCCGTGTGGGTAACTTTGTGGAGATGAAGAAATCCGTTCTGGGCAGAAATTCCAAGGCCAACCATTTTACGTATCTGGGTGATGCACAGGTTGGTCAGGGGGTGAACATAGGTGCAGGCACCATCACCTGCAATTATGATGGGGTGAATAAGCATAAAACCGTCATTGCGGACGGGGCATTCATCGGTTCAAACACTGCGCTGGTGGCTCCTGTGACCGTGGGGGCGCATAGCCTGGTCGGTGCCGGTTCCGTTATTACCAAGGATGTCCCGGACAATACGCTGGCTGTTGCGCGTGGTGTGCAGAAAAATCTGCCCCGTAAACGCTAG
- a CDS encoding cell division protein ZapB, whose translation MELIDQLEQRIESLLAAMAVLREENRRLKEEVDLGLASLADENRALKDELEQQRSTQDAVRERIDVLLRKLKDQTGGS comes from the coding sequence ATGGAGCTTATAGACCAGTTGGAACAACGCATTGAATCACTTCTCGCAGCAATGGCAGTGCTGCGGGAGGAGAACAGACGCCTCAAGGAAGAGGTGGATCTGGGGTTGGCGTCGCTTGCTGACGAAAATCGTGCCCTCAAGGACGAGCTTGAGCAGCAGCGGTCCACCCAGGATGCAGTCCGGGAAAGGATTGACGTCCTTTTGCGTAAGCTTAAAGACCAAACCGGCGGGTCGTAG
- the zapA gene encoding cell division protein ZapA codes for MRRYNLNVLDLEVSFKAEADPLRVENAKKLVEERFEKLNFPGRQISKEKLLTFLVLGLADDLLQSDHKLKQLNKRVQRIMDKIDSGTT; via the coding sequence ATGCGCAGGTATAACCTGAATGTATTGGATCTAGAGGTCTCCTTTAAGGCGGAAGCCGACCCTTTGCGGGTGGAAAACGCCAAAAAATTGGTTGAAGAACGTTTCGAAAAGCTCAACTTTCCAGGAAGGCAGATAAGCAAGGAGAAGCTCCTGACTTTTCTGGTACTAGGACTGGCTGACGATCTCTTGCAATCCGACCATAAGCTGAAGCAACTGAATAAACGGGTGCAGCGGATTATGGACAAGATAGATAGCGGGACAACCTGA
- the rny gene encoding ribonuclease Y, whose amino-acid sequence MSLMYVGLVLLGAIIGAATGYALHKVVSSKRLNDAQELANRIIEEARKEAQAQKKEIILQGQDEIYSQKRQLEQDFKERETEIKSRDNKLQEQTERLERKREQATQKEQELLVQEKDFTRRERKLEEQAALLEEKMREQELRLQEVSGLTREEAKDRLFEEIESRTKHEAAKMMRQIEAEAKETASRKAKEILATAIQRYAGDYVGEQTVTAVTLPSEDMKGRIIGREGRNIRALEAATGVDLIIDDTPETVILSAYSPLRRQIAKMALERLISDGRIHPARIEDVVRKVQQELEVQLREVGEQATFDAGVHGIHADIIKLLGQLKYRTSFSQNVLQHSLEVASLCGMMAAELGLDVKRAKRAGLLHDIGKAVDHEVEGPHALIGADIAKKYGESKEIIHAIAAHHEDQPPKSALAVLVQAADSLSGARPGARKELLENYVKRLEDLEGIATAFEGVSKAYAIQAGREIRVMVNSESVDDDNTYLLCKDIAEQIEKNLTYPGQIRVTVIRERRAVGYAK is encoded by the coding sequence ATGAGTCTGATGTATGTCGGGCTCGTCCTGCTGGGCGCCATAATCGGCGCTGCAACCGGATACGCGCTGCACAAGGTTGTCTCTTCCAAGCGTCTGAACGACGCGCAGGAACTGGCAAACCGCATCATAGAAGAGGCGCGCAAGGAAGCACAGGCCCAGAAGAAGGAGATAATCCTTCAGGGTCAGGACGAGATATACAGCCAAAAACGCCAGCTTGAACAGGATTTCAAAGAACGCGAAACCGAAATAAAGAGCCGCGACAACAAGTTGCAGGAACAGACCGAGCGTCTGGAACGCAAGCGCGAGCAGGCTACGCAGAAAGAACAGGAACTGCTGGTTCAGGAAAAGGATTTTACCCGCAGAGAGCGCAAGCTTGAAGAGCAGGCCGCTCTGCTGGAAGAGAAGATGCGCGAGCAGGAACTTCGCCTTCAGGAGGTTTCCGGACTGACCCGTGAGGAGGCCAAGGACCGGCTCTTTGAAGAGATTGAGTCCCGCACCAAGCATGAAGCCGCCAAGATGATGCGCCAGATAGAGGCGGAGGCAAAGGAAACCGCAAGCCGCAAGGCCAAGGAAATTCTTGCCACCGCCATACAGCGCTATGCCGGCGACTATGTGGGCGAACAGACCGTTACTGCGGTTACTCTGCCCAGCGAAGACATGAAGGGCCGCATCATCGGCAGAGAAGGGCGCAATATCCGGGCGCTGGAAGCGGCCACCGGGGTGGACCTTATTATCGATGACACGCCGGAAACCGTTATCCTTTCCGCGTACAGCCCCCTGCGCAGGCAGATAGCCAAAATGGCGCTGGAGAGGCTTATCAGCGACGGGCGTATTCATCCTGCGCGCATTGAAGATGTTGTTCGCAAGGTGCAGCAGGAGCTGGAAGTGCAGCTGCGTGAAGTGGGCGAACAGGCCACATTTGATGCGGGCGTGCATGGTATTCATGCGGATATCATCAAGCTGCTGGGACAGCTCAAGTACCGTACCAGCTTCTCGCAGAACGTGCTGCAGCACTCGCTGGAAGTGGCCTCGCTGTGCGGCATGATGGCGGCGGAGCTGGGGCTTGATGTCAAGCGCGCAAAACGTGCGGGGCTGCTGCACGACATAGGCAAGGCCGTGGACCATGAGGTGGAAGGCCCCCATGCCCTTATCGGCGCGGACATTGCCAAGAAGTACGGCGAAAGCAAGGAAATAATCCACGCCATTGCCGCCCACCACGAAGATCAGCCGCCCAAGTCTGCTCTGGCAGTGCTGGTGCAGGCAGCGGATTCCCTTTCCGGTGCACGCCCCGGTGCGCGCAAGGAACTGCTGGAAAACTATGTGAAGCGCTTGGAAGATCTGGAAGGCATTGCCACCGCGTTTGAAGGTGTTTCCAAGGCCTACGCCATTCAGGCGGGCCGCGAAATCCGCGTGATGGTTAACTCCGAGAGCGTGGACGACGACAACACCTATCTGCTGTGTAAGGATATTGCCGAGCAGATTGAGAAGAATCTGACCTACCCCGGCCAGATACGGGTTACGGTTATTCGCGAACGCCGGGCTGTGGGCTACGCCAAGTAG
- a CDS encoding chemotaxis protein CheD: MRNDDHIIGIGDVAASARPEAVLKTFGLGSCVAVILYDPLRTAGGMAHIALPEAAAGHTSSRAQPLAPAYYADKGMELLLRHMDRIRRGAGTGGLQARLVGGASMMPNSRYLIGKRNVDVLRQLLAHYAIPLVAEDVGGELSRTVFFEIANGKVTVASPGRKHIVL, translated from the coding sequence ATGAGGAATGATGACCATATTATCGGCATTGGGGACGTGGCGGCTTCTGCCCGACCCGAGGCCGTGCTGAAGACGTTCGGGCTTGGATCCTGCGTGGCGGTTATTCTGTACGACCCGCTGCGCACGGCAGGCGGCATGGCGCATATAGCCCTGCCTGAGGCGGCGGCCGGGCACACGTCTTCCCGCGCACAGCCGCTTGCACCTGCCTACTATGCGGACAAGGGGATGGAGCTGCTGCTGCGCCACATGGACCGTATCCGCAGGGGGGCGGGAACGGGAGGATTGCAGGCCCGCCTTGTGGGGGGCGCGAGCATGATGCCCAATAGCCGGTATCTTATAGGCAAGCGGAATGTGGATGTGCTGCGTCAGCTTCTGGCACACTACGCCATTCCGCTGGTGGCTGAGGATGTGGGCGGTGAACTGAGCCGCACGGTGTTTTTTGAGATCGCAAACGGCAAGGTGACAGTGGCATCGCCGGGACGCAAACATATTGTTCTGTAA